In Salmonella enterica subsp. enterica serovar Typhimurium str. LT2, a single window of DNA contains:
- the motA gene encoding proton conductor component of motor (torque generator; chemotaxis MOTA protein). (SW:MOTA_SALTY)), whose amino-acid sequence MLILLGYLVVIGTVFGGYVMTGGHLGALYQPAELVIIGGAGIGAFIVGNNGKAIKGTMKAIPLLFRRSKYTKSMYMDLLALLYRLMAKSRQQGMFSLERDIENPKESEIFASYPRILADAVMLDFIVDYLRLIISGNMNTFEIEALMDEEIETHESEAEVPANSLAMVGDSLPAFGIVAAVMGVVHALASADRPAAELGALIAHAMVGTFLGILLAYGFISPLATVLRQKSAETTKMMQCVKITLLSNLNGYAPPIAVEFGRKTLYSSERPSFIELEEHVRAVRNPNQQQTTEEA is encoded by the coding sequence GTGCTTATCTTATTAGGTTACCTGGTGGTTATCGGTACAGTTTTCGGCGGTTATGTCATGACCGGCGGACACCTTGGGGCACTCTATCAACCTGCTGAACTGGTCATCATTGGCGGCGCGGGGATAGGGGCGTTCATTGTCGGCAACAACGGGAAGGCCATCAAAGGCACGATGAAAGCTATCCCGTTGTTATTTCGTCGTTCGAAATACACAAAATCTATGTACATGGATTTGCTGGCGTTGCTCTATCGCCTGATGGCCAAATCACGCCAGCAGGGGATGTTCTCCCTTGAACGCGATATTGAAAATCCAAAAGAGAGTGAAATCTTCGCCAGTTATCCGCGTATTCTGGCCGATGCGGTAATGCTTGATTTTATTGTCGATTATCTGCGCCTGATCATCAGCGGCAACATGAATACGTTCGAAATTGAAGCGTTGATGGATGAAGAGATTGAAACCCATGAAAGCGAGGCGGAAGTCCCGGCCAACAGTCTGGCGATGGTGGGGGATTCGCTGCCTGCCTTTGGTATCGTCGCGGCGGTAATGGGGGTGGTTCACGCTCTGGCTTCAGCCGATCGTCCGGCAGCGGAGTTGGGGGCGCTGATTGCCCATGCCATGGTAGGTACGTTCCTCGGTATTTTACTGGCTTATGGATTCATTTCACCGTTAGCGACCGTTTTGCGCCAGAAGAGCGCCGAAACCACCAAGATGATGCAGTGCGTAAAAATCACACTGCTGTCTAATCTGAACGGCTATGCGCCGCCGATTGCCGTGGAATTTGGTCGTAAAACGCTTTATTCCAGTGAGCGTCCATCGTTTATTGAGTTGGAAGAACACGTTCGCGCAGTGAGAAACCCAAACCAGCAGCAGACGACTGAGGAAGCATGA
- a CDS encoding putative cytoplasmic protein: protein MINYDVLHINVALAHCRNAINRVKLKHNLIFLQSRSEL, encoded by the coding sequence ATGATTAATTATGATGTCCTTCACATTAATGTGGCATTAGCGCATTGCAGAAATGCGATAAACAGAGTAAAGCTAAAGCACAATCTCATATTCTTGCAATCAAGGAGCGAGTTATGA
- the cheR gene encoding glutamate methyltransferase (response regulator for chemotaxis; chemotaxis protein methyltransferase. (SW:CHER_SALTY)) has translation MTSSLPSGQTSVLLQMTQRLALSDAHFRRICQLIYQRAGIVLADHKRDMVYNRLVRRLRALGLDDFGRYLSMLEANQNSAEWQAFINALTTNLTAFFREAHHFPILAEHARRRHGEYRVWSAAASTGEEPYSIAITLADALGMAPGRWKVFASDIDTEVLEKARSGIYRLSELKTLSPQQLQRYFMRGTGPHEGLVRVRQELANYVEFSSVNLLEKQYNVPGPFDAIFCRNVMIYFDKTTQEDILRRFVPLLKPDGLLFAGHSENFSNLVREFSLRGQTVYALSKDKA, from the coding sequence ATGACATCATCTCTGCCCTCCGGGCAAACGTCAGTATTGTTACAGATGACACAGCGCCTCGCGCTGTCCGACGCGCATTTTCGTCGGATATGTCAATTAATCTACCAGCGCGCAGGGATCGTGCTGGCCGACCATAAGCGGGATATGGTTTATAACCGCCTGGTCCGTCGGCTGCGTGCCCTGGGACTGGATGATTTTGGCCGTTATCTCAGTATGCTGGAGGCTAATCAAAACAGCGCTGAGTGGCAGGCTTTTATCAACGCTCTGACTACCAACCTGACCGCTTTTTTTCGCGAGGCGCACCATTTTCCCATCCTTGCGGAACATGCGCGTCGCCGCCACGGCGAGTACCGCGTCTGGAGTGCGGCGGCATCGACAGGAGAAGAACCTTACAGTATCGCCATTACGCTGGCGGATGCGTTAGGGATGGCCCCCGGTCGCTGGAAAGTATTCGCCAGCGATATTGATACTGAAGTGCTGGAAAAAGCGAGAAGCGGTATTTATCGCCTCAGCGAACTGAAAACGTTATCGCCGCAGCAGCTACAACGTTACTTCATGCGCGGTACGGGGCCGCATGAAGGACTGGTGCGCGTGCGTCAGGAACTGGCCAATTATGTTGAATTTTCCTCCGTTAATTTATTGGAAAAGCAGTACAACGTACCCGGTCCCTTTGACGCGATTTTTTGCCGTAACGTCATGATCTATTTTGATAAAACGACTCAGGAGGACATTCTGCGCCGTTTTGTTCCACTCCTTAAACCTGACGGACTGTTGTTTGCCGGTCACTCAGAAAACTTTAGCAACCTCGTGCGCGAGTTTAGCCTGCGCGGACAGACGGTGTATGCGCTAAGTAAGGATAAAGCATGA
- the cheM gene encoding methyl accepting chemotaxis protein II (aspartate sensor-receptor; methyl-accepting chemotaxis protein II (MCP-II). (SW:MCP2_SALTY)), producing the protein MFNRIRVVTMLMMVLGVFALLQLVSGGLLFSSLQHNQQGFVISNELRQQQSELTSTWDLMLQTRINLSRSAARMMMDASNQQSSAKTDLLQNAKTTLAQAAAHYANFKNMTPLPAMAEASANVDEKYQRYQAALAELIQFLDNGNMDAYFAQPTQGMQNALGEALGNYARVSENLYRQTFDQSAHDYRFAQWQLGVLAVVLVLILMVVWFGIRHALLNPLARVITHIREIASGDLTKTLTVSGRNEIGELAGTVEHMQRSLIDTVTQVREGSDAIYSGTSEIAAGNTDLSSRTEQQASALEETAASMEQLTATVKQNADNARQASQLAQSASETARHGGKVVDGVVNTMHEIADSSKKIADIISVIDGIAFQTNILALNAAVEAARAGEQGRGFAVVAGEVRNLASRSAQAAKEIKALIEDSVSRVDTGSVLVESAGETMTDIVNAVTRVTDIMGEIASASDEQSRGIDQVALAVSEMDRVTQQNASLVQESAAAAAALEEQASRLTQAVSAFRLASRPLAVNKPEMRLSVNAQSGNTPQSLAARDDANWETF; encoded by the coding sequence ATGTTTAACCGTATCCGCGTTGTCACAATGCTGATGATGGTGCTGGGGGTTTTCGCACTGCTACAGCTTGTTTCCGGTGGTTTGCTGTTTTCTTCATTACAGCATAACCAGCAAGGTTTTGTTATTTCTAACGAATTACGTCAGCAACAAAGCGAACTCACGTCGACATGGGACTTAATGCTGCAAACGCGCATTAACCTGAGCCGCTCCGCCGCACGCATGATGATGGACGCTTCTAACCAGCAGAGCAGCGCCAAAACGGATTTACTCCAGAATGCAAAAACGACTCTCGCACAGGCGGCGGCGCACTACGCCAATTTCAAAAATATGACGCCATTGCCAGCGATGGCGGAGGCCAGCGCGAACGTCGATGAAAAATATCAGCGCTATCAGGCCGCATTAGCCGAACTTATTCAGTTTCTGGACAATGGCAATATGGATGCCTACTTCGCCCAGCCAACCCAGGGAATGCAAAACGCGTTGGGCGAGGCGCTGGGCAATTACGCCCGGGTGAGCGAAAACCTGTACCGCCAGACATTTGATCAAAGTGCTCATGACTACCGTTTTGCGCAATGGCAACTGGGGGTTCTTGCGGTCGTGCTGGTGCTGATTTTGATGGTGGTTTGGTTCGGCATTCGTCATGCCCTGCTTAACCCATTAGCGCGAGTGATTACTCATATCCGTGAAATTGCCAGCGGCGATCTGACGAAAACGCTCACCGTCTCAGGACGTAATGAAATTGGCGAACTGGCGGGAACGGTTGAACATATGCAACGCTCGCTGATTGACACCGTAACGCAGGTTCGTGAAGGTTCGGATGCGATTTATTCCGGCACCAGTGAAATTGCCGCCGGTAATACCGACCTCTCTTCCCGTACCGAACAGCAGGCCTCCGCTCTGGAGGAGACGGCTGCCAGCATGGAACAACTGACGGCCACCGTGAAGCAAAACGCCGATAACGCCCGCCAGGCTTCGCAACTGGCGCAAAGCGCCTCCGAGACCGCGCGTCATGGCGGCAAAGTGGTCGACGGCGTAGTAAACACTATGCACGAAATTGCCGACAGTTCGAAAAAAATCGCTGACATTATCAGCGTTATCGACGGTATTGCCTTCCAGACTAACATTCTGGCGCTGAACGCGGCGGTAGAAGCGGCGCGCGCGGGAGAGCAGGGGCGCGGTTTTGCGGTCGTGGCAGGCGAGGTGCGTAATCTGGCCAGCCGCAGCGCCCAGGCGGCGAAAGAAATAAAAGCGTTGATTGAAGATTCCGTCTCGCGTGTCGATACCGGTTCTGTGCTGGTGGAAAGCGCCGGGGAAACCATGACTGACATCGTCAATGCCGTTACGCGCGTCACGGATATCATGGGCGAAATCGCCTCCGCCTCGGATGAGCAAAGCCGGGGTATCGATCAGGTCGCTTTGGCCGTTTCCGAAATGGATCGCGTAACGCAACAGAACGCCTCGCTGGTTCAGGAATCCGCAGCGGCCGCCGCCGCGCTGGAAGAGCAGGCCAGCCGTCTGACCCAGGCGGTATCGGCTTTCCGCCTGGCATCGCGACCGCTGGCGGTAAATAAACCTGAGATGCGTTTGTCAGTGAACGCTCAGTCCGGCAATACGCCGCAGTCATTAGCCGCCAGGGATGATGCGAACTGGGAAACCTTCTGA
- the cheA gene encoding sensory histitine protein kinase (transduces signal between chemo- signal receptors and CheB and CheY; chemotaxis protein CHEA. (SW:CHEA_SALTY)), with amino-acid sequence MSMDISDFYQTFFDEADELLADMEQHLLDLVPESPDAEQLNAIFRAAHSIKGGAGTFGFTILQETTHLMENLLDEARRGEMQLNTDIINLFLETKDIMQEQLDAYKNSEEPDAASFEYICNALRQLALEAKGETTPAVVETAALSAAIQEESVAETESPRDESKLRIVLSRLKANEVDLLEEELGNLATLTDVVKGADSLSATLDGSVAEDDIVAVLCFVIEADQIAFEKVVAAPVEKAQEKTEVAPVAPPAVVAPAAKSAAHEHHAGREKPARERESTSIRVAVEKVDQLINLVGELVITQSMLAQRSNELDPVNHGDLITSMGQLQRNARDLQESVMSIRMMPMEYVFSRFPRLVRDLAGKLGKQVELTLVGSSTELDKSLIERIIDPLTHLVRNSLDHGIEMPEKRLEAGKNVVGNLILSAEHQGGNICIEVTDDGAGLNRERILAKAMSQGMAVNENMTDDEVGMLIFAPGFSTAEQVTDVSGRGVGMDVVKRNIQEMGGHVEIQSKQGSGTTIRILLPLTLAILDGMSVRVAGEVFILPLNAVMESLQPREEDLHPLAGGERVLEVRGEYLPLVELWKVFDVDGAKTEATQGIVVILQSAGRRYALLVDQLIGQHQVVVKNLESNYRKVPGISAATILGDGSVALIVDVSALQGLNREQRMAITAA; translated from the coding sequence GTGAGCATGGATATTAGCGATTTTTATCAGACATTTTTTGATGAAGCTGACGAGCTGTTGGCTGATATGGAGCAGCATCTGCTGGATTTGGTGCCGGAGTCCCCGGACGCTGAACAACTGAACGCCATTTTTCGCGCGGCGCACTCCATTAAAGGCGGCGCGGGCACATTCGGCTTCACTATTCTGCAGGAAACCACGCATTTAATGGAAAACCTGCTGGATGAAGCCCGACGCGGTGAAATGCAGCTCAATACCGACATTATCAACCTGTTTTTGGAAACGAAAGATATTATGCAGGAACAGCTCGACGCCTATAAAAACTCCGAAGAGCCGGATGCCGCAAGCTTCGAATATATCTGCAATGCGCTACGCCAGTTGGCGCTGGAGGCGAAAGGCGAAACCACGCCGGCGGTCGTAGAAACCGCGGCACTAAGCGCGGCGATCCAGGAAGAGAGCGTAGCCGAAACCGAATCGCCTCGTGACGAGAGTAAACTGCGCATTGTACTTTCACGGTTGAAAGCCAATGAGGTCGATCTGCTTGAAGAAGAGTTGGGCAATCTGGCTACTCTGACGGATGTCGTTAAGGGGGCGGATTCACTGTCGGCAACTCTGGATGGCAGCGTCGCGGAAGATGACATTGTCGCGGTGCTCTGTTTTGTCATCGAGGCCGATCAGATCGCTTTTGAAAAAGTGGTCGCCGCGCCGGTTGAAAAAGCGCAAGAGAAAACCGAGGTAGCGCCGGTAGCGCCTCCGGCAGTCGTTGCGCCAGCCGCCAAAAGCGCGGCCCATGAACATCATGCGGGGCGTGAAAAACCTGCGCGTGAACGCGAGTCCACCAGCATTCGCGTGGCGGTAGAGAAAGTGGATCAGCTCATAAACCTGGTCGGCGAGTTAGTGATTACCCAGTCAATGTTGGCCCAGCGTTCTAACGAGCTGGACCCGGTAAACCACGGCGATCTCATTACCAGTATGGGTCAGTTACAACGTAACGCCCGCGACTTACAAGAGTCGGTGATGTCGATTCGTATGATGCCTATGGAGTACGTCTTCAGCCGTTTCCCGCGTCTGGTACGCGATTTAGCGGGCAAACTGGGCAAGCAGGTAGAGCTGACGCTGGTGGGGAGCTCCACTGAACTTGATAAAAGCCTGATCGAACGCATTATCGACCCGCTGACGCACCTGGTGCGCAACAGTCTCGACCACGGGATTGAAATGCCGGAAAAACGCCTTGAGGCGGGGAAAAATGTTGTCGGCAATCTGATTCTTTCCGCAGAACATCAGGGCGGGAATATTTGTATTGAAGTGACCGATGACGGCGCGGGGCTTAACCGTGAGCGTATCCTGGCGAAGGCCATGTCGCAGGGGATGGCGGTGAATGAAAACATGACCGACGATGAAGTAGGCATGTTGATCTTCGCGCCGGGATTCTCAACTGCGGAACAGGTCACGGATGTCTCCGGTCGCGGCGTTGGCATGGATGTGGTGAAACGTAACATTCAGGAGATGGGCGGTCACGTTGAGATCCAGTCAAAACAAGGCTCCGGCACCACGATTCGTATTCTGCTGCCGCTGACGCTGGCCATCCTCGATGGGATGTCGGTTCGCGTGGCGGGGGAAGTTTTTATCCTGCCGTTGAATGCGGTGATGGAGTCGCTGCAACCGCGTGAAGAGGATCTTCATCCGCTGGCGGGCGGCGAACGGGTTCTGGAAGTTCGCGGCGAGTATTTGCCGCTGGTCGAATTGTGGAAAGTGTTTGACGTGGACGGGGCGAAAACCGAAGCCACGCAGGGCATTGTTGTGATCCTGCAAAGCGCGGGACGCCGTTACGCGCTGCTGGTCGATCAGCTCATCGGTCAGCACCAGGTGGTGGTCAAAAATCTGGAAAGCAATTATCGCAAGGTACCGGGGATTTCCGCCGCGACGATCCTGGGCGACGGCAGCGTCGCGCTGATTGTTGATGTTTCCGCATTGCAGGGTTTAAACCGCGAACAACGTATGGCGATCACAGCCGCCTGA
- the yecG gene encoding putative universal stress protein (hypothetical 17.1 Kda protein in flhD-otsA intergenic region. (SW:YECG_SALTY)), translating to MSYTHILVAVAVTPESHQLLAKAVSIARPVQAKVSLITLASDPELYNQFAAPMMEDLRAVMHEETENFLKMLGEKADYPIEQTFIASGELSQHILAVCRKHHVDLVICGNHNHSFFSRASCSAKSVVSASQVDVLLVPLAGD from the coding sequence ATGAGCTACACCCATATTCTTGTCGCCGTTGCCGTCACCCCGGAAAGTCACCAGCTACTGGCTAAAGCGGTCTCTATCGCCCGCCCTGTTCAGGCGAAAGTAAGCCTGATTACTCTCGCTTCCGATCCTGAACTGTATAACCAGTTCGCCGCGCCCATGATGGAGGATTTACGCGCGGTTATGCATGAAGAGACCGAGAATTTTCTTAAGATGCTGGGGGAAAAGGCGGATTATCCGATTGAACAAACTTTCATCGCATCAGGTGAGTTAAGCCAGCATATTTTGGCTGTGTGCCGCAAACACCATGTTGATCTGGTCATTTGCGGCAACCATAACCACAGTTTCTTTTCGCGCGCGTCCTGCTCGGCAAAAAGTGTCGTCAGCGCCAGCCAGGTAGATGTGTTGCTGGTGCCCTTAGCGGGCGACTAG
- the flhC gene encoding regulator of flagellar biosynthesis (acts on class 2 operons; flagellar transcriptional activator FLHC. (SW:FLHC_SALTY)) — protein sequence MIMSEKSIVQEARDIQLAMELINLGARLQMLESETQLSRGRLIRLYKELRGSPPPKGMLPFSTDWFMTWEQNIHASMFCNAWQFLLKTGLCSGVDAVIKAYRLYLEQCPQPPEGPLLALTRAWTLVRFVESGLLELSSCNCCGGNFITHAHQPVGSFACSLCQPPSRAVKRRKLSRDAADIIPQLLDEQIEQAV from the coding sequence ATGATAATGAGTGAAAAAAGCATTGTTCAGGAAGCTCGCGATATCCAGTTGGCGATGGAGTTGATTAATCTTGGCGCTCGTCTACAAATGCTGGAAAGCGAAACACAGCTCAGCCGTGGTCGCCTCATCAGGCTGTACAAAGAATTACGCGGTAGCCCGCCGCCTAAAGGGATGCTGCCATTTTCGACAGACTGGTTTATGACCTGGGAGCAAAATATTCATGCCTCCATGTTCTGCAACGCCTGGCAATTTTTACTGAAGACCGGCTTATGCAGCGGTGTGGATGCGGTGATTAAAGCTTATCGGCTTTATCTTGAGCAGTGTCCGCAACCGCCTGAAGGGCCGTTGTTGGCGCTGACTCGCGCATGGACGCTGGTGCGTTTTGTTGAAAGTGGGTTGCTTGAATTGTCGAGCTGTAACTGCTGCGGTGGGAACTTTATTACCCATGCGCATCAGCCCGTAGGCAGCTTTGCGTGTAGTTTATGCCAGCCGCCATCCCGCGCAGTAAAAAGACGTAAACTTTCCCGAGATGCTGCCGATATTATTCCACAACTGCTGGATGAACAGATCGAACAGGCTGTTTAA
- the cheW gene encoding purine-binding chemotaxis protein (regulation; chemotaxis protein CHEW. (SW:CHEW_SALTY)), translating to MTGMSNVSKLAGEPSGQEFLVFTLGNEEYGIDILKVQEIRGYDQVTRIANTPAFIKGVTNLRGVIVPIVDLRVKFCEGDVEYDDNTVVIVLNLGQRVVGIVVDGVSDVLSLTAEQIRPAPEFAVTLSTEYLTGLGALGERMLILVNIEKLLNSEEMALLDIAASHVA from the coding sequence ATGACCGGTATGAGTAATGTAAGCAAACTGGCCGGCGAGCCGTCAGGTCAGGAATTCCTGGTGTTTACACTGGGAAATGAAGAGTACGGCATCGATATCCTGAAAGTGCAGGAGATCCGTGGCTATGACCAGGTGACGCGCATCGCCAATACACCGGCCTTTATAAAAGGGGTGACTAACCTGCGCGGCGTGATTGTCCCCATTGTCGATCTGCGCGTGAAATTCTGCGAAGGCGACGTTGAGTACGATGACAATACGGTAGTGATCGTACTGAATCTGGGGCAACGCGTCGTCGGGATAGTGGTAGACGGCGTGTCTGACGTACTGTCGTTAACGGCGGAACAGATCCGTCCGGCGCCAGAATTTGCCGTGACCTTGTCAACAGAATATTTGACGGGATTGGGCGCGCTCGGCGAGCGTATGCTGATTCTGGTGAATATCGAAAAACTGCTTAACAGCGAAGAGATGGCGCTGCTGGATATCGCAGCATCACACGTCGCGTAA
- the otsA gene encoding trehalose-6-phosphate synthase (similar to E. coli trehalose-6-phosphate synthase (AAC74966.1); Blastp hit to AAC74966.1 (474 aa), 88% identity in aa 1 - 474) has translation MSRLVVVSNRIAPPDNKGGAGGLAVGVLGALKAAGGLWFGWSGETGNEDEPLKKVTKGNITWASFNLSEQDYEDYYCQFSNAVLWPAFHYRLDLVQFQRPAWEGYMRVNALLADKLLPLIKENDIIWVHDYHLLPFASELRKRGVNNRIGFFLHIPFPTPEIFNALPPHDELLEQLCDFDLLGFQTENDRLAFLDSLSSQTRVTTRSGKQHIAWGKDFQTEVYPIGIEPDEIALQAAGPLPPKLAQLKAELKNVKNIFSVERLDYSKGLPERFLAYEALLENYPQHRGKIRYTQIAPTSRGEVQAYQDIRHQLETEAGRINGKYGQLGWTPLYYLNQHFDRKLLMKIFRYSDVGLVTPLRDGMNLVAKEFVAAQDPANPGVLVLSQFAGAANELTSALIVNPYDRDDVAAALNRALTMPLAERISRHAEMLDVIVKNDINRWQERFIHDLKEVTPRSPERQQQNNVATFPKLA, from the coding sequence ATGAGTCGTTTAGTCGTAGTATCTAATCGAATTGCCCCCCCGGATAATAAAGGCGGCGCCGGCGGCCTCGCCGTTGGCGTGCTTGGCGCGCTAAAAGCGGCTGGCGGGTTGTGGTTCGGCTGGAGTGGCGAGACAGGTAACGAGGATGAGCCATTAAAAAAGGTGACAAAAGGTAATATTACCTGGGCATCGTTTAACCTGAGCGAACAAGATTACGAAGATTATTACTGTCAATTTTCCAATGCGGTTCTCTGGCCTGCGTTCCACTATCGTCTGGACCTGGTACAGTTTCAGCGTCCTGCATGGGAAGGCTATATGCGGGTGAATGCGTTATTAGCGGATAAGTTATTGCCCCTCATTAAAGAGAACGACATCATTTGGGTGCATGACTACCACCTGTTACCGTTCGCCAGCGAGCTGCGTAAACGCGGCGTGAACAACCGAATTGGTTTTTTCCTGCATATTCCATTCCCGACCCCGGAGATTTTTAACGCCTTACCGCCGCATGATGAACTGCTGGAGCAGTTGTGTGACTTTGATCTGCTAGGGTTCCAGACCGAAAATGATCGCCTGGCTTTTCTGGATAGCCTTTCGAGTCAAACGCGAGTCACGACTCGCAGCGGCAAGCAGCATATCGCGTGGGGTAAAGACTTCCAGACAGAAGTGTATCCTATCGGTATTGAGCCCGATGAGATTGCTCTGCAGGCTGCCGGGCCGTTGCCGCCTAAACTGGCGCAGCTCAAGGCGGAACTGAAAAATGTGAAGAATATTTTTTCCGTTGAGCGGCTGGATTATTCGAAAGGGCTGCCGGAACGTTTTCTGGCGTATGAAGCGCTACTGGAAAACTATCCGCAGCATCGGGGAAAAATTCGTTATACCCAAATTGCGCCTACGTCACGCGGCGAAGTACAGGCATATCAGGATATTCGCCACCAGCTTGAGACGGAAGCAGGCCGGATTAATGGGAAATATGGACAATTGGGCTGGACGCCGCTCTATTATCTGAATCAACATTTCGACCGTAAACTGTTAATGAAGATATTCCGTTATTCAGACGTCGGGCTCGTCACCCCGTTGCGTGACGGGATGAACCTGGTGGCGAAAGAGTTTGTCGCCGCGCAGGACCCCGCTAACCCTGGCGTACTGGTACTGTCACAGTTTGCCGGCGCGGCGAATGAACTGACGTCGGCGTTAATCGTCAATCCTTACGATCGGGATGACGTGGCGGCGGCGCTCAATCGTGCGCTAACGATGCCCCTTGCCGAGCGTATTTCGCGTCATGCGGAGATGCTGGACGTGATCGTTAAAAATGACATTAACCGCTGGCAGGAGCGTTTTATTCATGACCTAAAGGAGGTCACGCCGCGTAGCCCTGAGCGTCAGCAGCAGAACAACGTGGCGACGTTCCCTAAGCTGGCCTGA
- the flhD gene encoding regulator of flagellar biosynthesis (acts on class 2 operons; flagellar transcriptional activator FLHD. (SW:FLHD_SALTY)) — protein sequence MGTMHTSELLKHIYDINLSYLLLAQRLIVQDKASAMFRLGINEEMANTLGALTLPQMVKLAETNQLVCHFRFDDHQTITRLTQDSRVDDLQQIHTGIMLSTRLLNEVDDTARKKRA from the coding sequence ATGGGAACAATGCATACATCCGAGTTGCTAAAACACATTTATGACATCAATTTGTCATATTTACTCCTTGCACAGCGTTTGATCGTCCAGGACAAAGCATCTGCGATGTTCCGCCTCGGTATCAACGAAGAGATGGCAAACACACTGGGCGCGTTGACCCTGCCGCAGATGGTCAAACTGGCGGAGACGAACCAGTTAGTTTGTCATTTCCGGTTTGACGATCATCAGACGATCACCCGTTTGACTCAGGATTCGCGCGTCGATGACTTACAGCAGATTCACACAGGTATCATGCTTTCAACGCGTCTGCTCAATGAAGTGGACGATACGGCGCGTAAGAAAAGGGCATGA
- the motB gene encoding enables flagellar motor rotation (linking torque machinery to cell wall; chemotaxisMOTB protein. (SW:MOTB_SALTY)), whose translation MKNQAHPIVVVKRRRHKPHGGGAHGSWKIAYADFMTAMMAFFLVMWLISISSPKELIQIAEYFRTPLATAVTGGNRIANSESPIPGGGDDYTQQQGEVEKQPNIDELKKRMEQSRLNKLRGDLDQLIESDPKLRALRPHLKIDLVQEGLRIQIIDSQNRPMFKTGSAEVEPYMRDILRAIAPVLNGIPNRISLAGHTDDFPYANGEKGYSNWELSADRANASRRELVAGGLDNGKVLRVVGMAATMRLSDRGPDDAINRRISLLVLNKQAEQAILHENAESQNEPVSVLQQPAAAPPASVPTSPKAEPR comes from the coding sequence ATGAAAAATCAGGCTCATCCCATTGTCGTCGTAAAACGCCGCAGGCACAAACCGCACGGCGGCGGGGCGCACGGTTCCTGGAAAATTGCCTACGCCGATTTTATGACGGCGATGATGGCTTTTTTTCTGGTGATGTGGCTGATTTCCATCTCCAGCCCTAAAGAATTAATTCAGATTGCCGAATATTTTCGTACGCCGTTGGCCACCGCGGTAACGGGGGGGAATCGGATTGCCAATAGCGAGAGCCCGATACCAGGCGGCGGCGATGATTACACCCAACAGCAGGGTGAAGTGGAAAAGCAGCCGAATATCGACGAGCTGAAAAAACGGATGGAGCAGAGTCGCTTAAACAAACTGCGCGGCGATCTGGATCAACTGATCGAATCCGATCCCAAACTGCGCGCGTTACGTCCGCATCTGAAAATTGATTTAGTTCAGGAGGGGTTGCGCATCCAGATTATCGACAGCCAGAACCGCCCGATGTTTAAAACCGGCAGCGCCGAAGTTGAGCCGTATATGCGCGATATCCTGCGTGCGATTGCGCCAGTGTTAAACGGTATACCTAATCGCATTAGCCTGGCCGGCCATACCGATGACTTTCCCTACGCGAACGGCGAAAAAGGCTATAGCAACTGGGAGTTATCCGCCGATCGCGCCAATGCCTCTCGTCGCGAACTGGTCGCTGGCGGGCTGGATAACGGAAAAGTATTACGGGTGGTTGGCATGGCCGCCACGATGCGGCTGAGCGATCGCGGTCCTGATGACGCCATCAACCGCCGTATAAGCCTGCTGGTGTTAAACAAACAGGCGGAACAGGCCATTTTGCATGAAAACGCTGAAAGCCAGAATGAGCCGGTAAGTGTATTACAACAGCCTGCGGCAGCCCCGCCGGCAAGCGTACCCACATCGCCAAAAGCGGAACCGAGGTGA